A window of Clostridiisalibacter paucivorans DSM 22131 genomic DNA:
CACCATAAACAGTGCCAATAATATCATACCATCTCCCTTTGACAACATATTGATAGTATCCCCTTGAAGAGAAATATCAGATATCAGTATATAAAATACTATTAAAGATAGTAATAAAAATGGAAATTCCTTTGATATTGTCTTCGTATTAATGTTTATGGGCTTTATTATTGCTGATATACCTACTACCACGAGGATATTAAATATACTAGAGCCTATTATATTCCCTACAGCTATGTTATTAGAACCCTTTAATACTGCACTTATACTTACAGCTGCTTCTGGTGCGCTTGTCCCAAATGCTACTATGGTAAGACCTATTAAAATCATAGGTACATTGAATATTTTTGCAAAGGACGATGCACCATCTACAAAAAAATCTGCTCCCTTTATTAAAAATATAAAACCTAAGATTAAAATTATATATTCCATGATATTTATCTCCTCTCTAAAAATAAAAACGAGACTTTTAGCCCAGTAAAGATGTCCTTTACCAAGCTAAAAGTCTCGCTCTATTAGAATATTCTAATATAAATAGGACCAGACCTAAGTCATGATGTTGACCCTATTTATGACTATATGTCATAGCTACTCCCCTTTAGCACTAAATAAATCATATCACAATACTATAACATTTTCAATAAAAATCAATACTCTATCTATCACCAAATCCTGTATTGAGTCCTGATTTTCCCAAATACTTCATAAACATCTTTATATTTGAATCTTTCACTAAATTATATATTTCTGTATATCTATCTTCTTTTTCTTCATATGATATATCGTCTTGCAATATCATGATGCCTCTATAAAATTTTGATATATCATCTTTATTATCCTGTAATAATTTCTCAGCTTCATCTATTTCACCATCATTTATCTTTTTAAAGAAATCTGAAAATTCTTCAGCATCATAAGTTTGTATATATTTTTTTATTACATCATTATAATCTGCATAATAATACCTAATACTATATTTATTGCCTATATCTTCAAGTGCATTAATATCATTTTTTAAAATATATATCATCATTAGATCGGTAATACCACTATTTCCTCCATTATTATTATAATATTTATTATAATAATAAATAGCCTTATCCCAATTTCCCTTATATAAATATATATCTGCAATACTAGAATAGTGATATAGGTAACCATTTTTAGCTAAATCCTGATAAAATTCCAATGCCTTATCATACTCATTATTGTATTGGTAAATATATGCTAATCTATTATTTATTGTATCATTAGGTCCTATTTCTATATCTAAAAGCTGTAGATATTTTTTAGCCTTTATATAGTCATTACCTTTGAGTTCTTGAGTGTTTTCGTCATATTTCCATCCATTATAATACAGAGCTGCTAAAGGCTTTAACGCATGTATATTTCCTTTATCCTTATCTACCTCTGATTCATATAATTCTATTGCCTTGTCTATATTACCATCTAAGACAAGTCTATCGGCTTCTGTCCACTCATTACCATCTATATATACCTTGTCATATGATCTATTTGAATAGAGACCTAAATTATCTGATACTATATTACTGCCACTATATCCCACTATTTTATAGGCATACTCTCCTTTGTGATATAAAGGCTCCAATATATAATAAGGATCTACTCCATCGGAACCATAGGAAAAAAATCCTATCATTGCATTTCTTTTCTCTTTTTCTATATCCAATATAAAAGAATTGCCATCAATTTCTTTAGACATATATGAAAATATTGCCCTTTCACTTCCATCTTCTAATTTTCTTACTTCTCCTAGATATATAATATATTTCTCTATATCCTTATCTTTAAAATAATTCCATTGGAATTTAATCTTTCCATCTTCTAATTCGGTTATATTTACATCTTTTATGGATTCAAAAAAACTTATATTCCCTAATTCAGTATTCTTTTCATCTACTCTTATCATATTATTTTTTATATTGAACTGCTTTCCTTTTGCCCTTTGCCAATCAACACTTACTGATAATGTATATTGACCCTTAGGTACATTTTCTATAGAAAATTCTCCATTCTCATTGGTTATATCCATATATATATCACTATACTCTATAAATCCCGAGTCCATACCCATGTCTTTAACATCTTTTAAATATACCATGGTATAGGGTAATGGTTTTTTATCCATAGTAATTCTACCATTTACTATATTATCAATCTT
This region includes:
- a CDS encoding tetratricopeptide repeat protein, yielding MKYMRLKKKTILEIMLIIVILFGSFYFLKDNIIYGIGKVYSFMGKEDLANVYYNKVIERYPEKDMAIKSAISQIKDILKHEDLGYFRNRIVINSFGSSTKGSGDVFYGSLEDINAKYNKIKQNYPQNILLDEYTLVVSMMNWFGGEGDKAISMLEDMEKIKNNELEDIKRLNLAAMYMNSGEINKGREILIKDINKKDKYEYLRRDMLSFIYFMDKEYMSFYEYKVEEILQINKIKSLYIEPIKDITDAVSDMDRYIKDEKDKNKIDNIVNGRITMDKKPLPYTMVYLKDVKDMGMDSGFIEYSDIYMDITNENGEFSIENVPKGQYTLSVSVDWQRAKGKQFNIKNNMIRVDEKNTELGNISFFESIKDVNITELEDGKIKFQWNYFKDKDIEKYIIYLGEVRKLEDGSERAIFSYMSKEIDGNSFILDIEKEKRNAMIGFFSYGSDGVDPYYILEPLYHKGEYAYKIVGYSGSNIVSDNLGLYSNRSYDKVYIDGNEWTEADRLVLDGNIDKAIELYESEVDKDKGNIHALKPLAALYYNGWKYDENTQELKGNDYIKAKKYLQLLDIEIGPNDTINNRLAYIYQYNNEYDKALEFYQDLAKNGYLYHYSSIADIYLYKGNWDKAIYYYNKYYNNNGGNSGITDLMMIYILKNDINALEDIGNKYSIRYYYADYNDVIKKYIQTYDAEEFSDFFKKINDGEIDEAEKLLQDNKDDISKFYRGIMILQDDISYEEKEDRYTEIYNLVKDSNIKMFMKYLGKSGLNTGFGDR